Proteins found in one Allorhizobium pseudoryzae genomic segment:
- a CDS encoding FtsB family cell division protein, which yields MWTRHHKKRKFGRLVLPAITVAFVSYFGYHSVHGDLGLVATEKFERLRLERDAELSKLVKKREALERQVQLMSDGSLEKDMLDEIARYQLNVSRDDEIVIFNSYF from the coding sequence ATGTGGACGAGACATCACAAAAAACGAAAATTCGGTCGGCTGGTTCTTCCTGCCATCACTGTCGCCTTCGTCTCCTATTTCGGCTATCATTCCGTGCATGGCGATCTCGGCCTCGTCGCAACGGAGAAATTCGAGCGCCTGCGTTTGGAGCGCGATGCCGAGCTTTCCAAGCTGGTGAAGAAGCGGGAGGCGCTGGAGCGTCAGGTTCAGCTGATGAGCGACGGCTCGCTTGAAAAGGATATGCTGGACGAAATCGCGCGATATCAGCTCAATGTCTCGCGTGACGACGAGATTGTGATCTTCAACAGCTATTTCTAA
- the eno gene encoding phosphopyruvate hydratase: MTAITDIIAREVLDSRGNPTVEVDVHLEDGSMGRAAVPSGASTGAHEAVELRDGGKRYHGKGVEKAVEAVNGEIFDAIGGHDAENQILIDTLMGQLDGTPNKSRLGANAILGVSLAVAKAAAESSGLPLFRYVGGPNARLLPVPMMNIINGGAHADNPIDFQEFMIMPVGAESLRDAVRMGSEVFHVLKKELAAGGHNTNVGDEGGFAPGLKSAPEALDFIMKSIEKAGYRPGDDIQLALDCASTEFFKDGKYVMEGEGRTLEPEAMADYLAELAAKYPIISIEDGMAEDDWDGWKYLTDKIGSKVQLVGDDLFVTNSARLRDGIKMGVANSILVKVNQIGSLTETLDAVETAHKAGYTAVMSHRSGETEDSTIADLAVATNCGQIKTGSLSRSDRIAKYNQLIRIEELLGPQAIYAGRSILKG; encoded by the coding sequence ATGACAGCCATTACCGATATCATCGCACGCGAAGTCCTTGACAGCCGCGGCAACCCCACCGTCGAAGTCGATGTCCACCTGGAAGATGGCAGCATGGGCCGTGCAGCGGTTCCGTCCGGCGCCTCCACGGGTGCGCACGAAGCCGTCGAACTGCGTGACGGCGGCAAGCGGTACCACGGCAAGGGCGTCGAAAAGGCGGTCGAAGCTGTCAACGGCGAAATCTTCGATGCAATCGGCGGCCATGATGCCGAAAATCAGATCCTGATCGACACGCTGATGGGCCAGCTGGATGGCACGCCGAACAAGTCGCGGCTTGGTGCGAACGCCATCCTCGGTGTCTCGCTCGCCGTGGCCAAGGCTGCCGCCGAATCGTCCGGCCTGCCGCTTTTCCGTTACGTCGGTGGACCGAACGCCCGCCTGCTGCCGGTCCCGATGATGAACATCATCAATGGCGGCGCGCATGCGGACAATCCGATCGACTTCCAGGAATTCATGATCATGCCGGTCGGCGCGGAAAGCCTGCGTGACGCCGTGCGCATGGGCTCGGAAGTCTTCCATGTCCTGAAGAAGGAACTGGCAGCCGGCGGCCACAACACGAATGTCGGCGACGAAGGCGGTTTTGCACCGGGCCTCAAGAGCGCGCCGGAAGCCCTCGACTTCATCATGAAGTCCATCGAAAAGGCCGGCTATCGTCCGGGCGACGACATCCAGCTGGCGCTCGACTGCGCCTCGACGGAATTTTTCAAGGACGGCAAATACGTCATGGAAGGCGAGGGCCGCACGCTCGAGCCGGAAGCCATGGCGGATTATCTCGCCGAACTGGCCGCCAAGTATCCGATCATCTCGATCGAGGACGGCATGGCGGAAGACGACTGGGACGGCTGGAAGTACCTGACCGACAAGATCGGCTCCAAGGTCCAGCTCGTCGGCGACGATCTCTTCGTCACCAACTCAGCCCGCCTGCGCGACGGGATCAAGATGGGTGTTGCCAACTCCATCCTCGTCAAGGTCAATCAGATCGGCTCGCTGACTGAAACGCTCGATGCCGTCGAGACGGCGCACAAGGCCGGCTACACCGCCGTCATGTCGCACCGCTCGGGCGAAACGGAAGACTCGACGATTGCCGATCTGGCGGTTGCGACCAATTGCGGGCAGATCAAGACCGGTTCGCTGTCGCGTTCGGACCGTATTGCCAAGTACAACCAGCTGATCCGTATCGAGGAGCTTCTGGGTCCTCAGGCGATCTATGCCGGCCGATCGATCCTGAAGGGCTGA
- a CDS encoding methyl-accepting chemotaxis protein yields MKITIARSLILFGCLVGAGLATSVGIQNSAFERLRVNGPVYQQIIYGKDLVADILPPPLFLVEAYLLATEGAYHPQSAQENLQKIAELKKSYDERKTYWPGTDLADDLKNQLARSVEPTSETFWQIIAGPYSAAVRSGDAGQMRDAVTALQSAFQKHQEEVVKLVGSANTFLAAAEKQAASETTWLTTVSLLAAIGAASVLVLGLFAMHRRAIRPLTGMRDYMSILAKGDYTQPVPYHDRGDEIGEMSGAVTVFRENALERIAARKRQEDERERVLLAERADMARRSADDAERARVIETLSTGLARLSRGDLTTRIQQPFSPDYEQLRAQFNSSLQALEQTLSYISDTMGAVRAGVSSIAGGTNELSQRTETQAASLEEAASALAEVTATIKTTVDHARTANVRMEETKQGAEQSTSIVQEAVSAMSKIEESSAQIRQIISVIDEIAFQTNLLALNAGVEAARAGEAGKGFAVVAQEVRELAGRSSSAAKEIRQLIATSTTQVETGVTLVNRTGETLGVIENQMLAVSQLIETIVGLASEQSSALAEISQAVNDMDQVTQRNAAMAEEANASCQDLAEHAQDLARQMARFEIGQTQTAKAQHAGAPYRLAS; encoded by the coding sequence ATGAAAATCACGATCGCGCGCAGTCTCATTTTATTTGGCTGTCTCGTGGGAGCAGGCCTGGCAACGTCAGTCGGGATCCAGAACAGCGCGTTCGAACGCCTGAGGGTCAACGGCCCGGTCTACCAGCAGATCATCTACGGAAAAGACCTGGTGGCGGACATTCTTCCGCCGCCGCTTTTTCTTGTCGAAGCGTATCTGTTGGCGACGGAAGGCGCCTATCATCCGCAATCGGCCCAGGAAAATCTTCAGAAAATTGCCGAACTGAAGAAAAGTTACGACGAACGCAAGACCTACTGGCCCGGAACGGATCTCGCCGACGATCTGAAGAACCAGCTTGCACGGTCCGTCGAGCCCACATCGGAGACCTTCTGGCAGATCATCGCCGGCCCCTATTCGGCTGCGGTACGATCCGGCGATGCCGGCCAGATGCGCGATGCCGTGACCGCCCTGCAAAGCGCTTTCCAGAAGCACCAGGAGGAAGTCGTCAAGCTTGTCGGCAGCGCCAATACTTTTCTTGCCGCGGCAGAAAAACAGGCTGCAAGCGAAACGACCTGGCTGACCACCGTGTCGCTGCTTGCCGCCATCGGCGCTGCAAGCGTGCTCGTCCTCGGTCTGTTTGCCATGCACCGGCGCGCCATCCGCCCGCTGACTGGCATGCGCGACTATATGAGCATTCTGGCCAAGGGCGACTATACCCAACCTGTGCCATACCACGACCGGGGCGACGAAATCGGCGAGATGTCCGGTGCTGTCACCGTCTTCCGCGAAAACGCACTGGAGCGCATTGCGGCCCGCAAACGCCAGGAGGACGAACGGGAGCGTGTGCTTCTGGCAGAACGGGCGGACATGGCACGCCGCAGCGCCGACGATGCCGAACGGGCGCGTGTCATCGAGACACTCAGTACCGGCCTCGCGCGGCTGTCACGCGGCGACTTGACCACGCGGATCCAGCAGCCCTTCTCCCCCGATTACGAGCAACTGCGCGCGCAATTCAACAGCAGCCTGCAGGCGCTGGAACAGACCCTCTCCTACATTTCCGACACCATGGGCGCCGTGCGCGCCGGTGTCTCCAGCATTGCCGGCGGCACGAACGAGTTGTCGCAAAGAACCGAAACGCAGGCCGCGTCACTGGAAGAAGCCGCATCCGCACTTGCCGAGGTGACGGCGACCATCAAGACCACGGTCGACCACGCCCGCACCGCCAATGTTCGGATGGAGGAAACGAAACAGGGTGCTGAACAGTCAACCAGCATCGTGCAGGAAGCCGTTTCCGCCATGTCGAAAATCGAGGAATCCTCGGCACAGATCCGCCAGATCATCAGCGTGATCGACGAGATCGCCTTCCAGACGAATCTTCTGGCGCTGAATGCCGGTGTCGAGGCCGCAAGAGCCGGTGAAGCCGGCAAGGGTTTTGCGGTCGTTGCTCAGGAGGTGCGCGAACTGGCCGGACGCTCCTCCAGTGCCGCCAAGGAAATCCGTCAGCTGATCGCCACCTCGACCACCCAGGTGGAAACGGGCGTGACACTCGTCAACCGGACGGGCGAAACACTGGGGGTAATCGAAAACCAGATGCTGGCGGTCTCACAGCTGATCGAAACGATCGTTGGCCTGGCCAGCGAGCAATCCAGCGCACTTGCCGAAATCAGCCAGGCCGTCAACGACATGGACCAGGTGACGCAGCGGAACGCCGCCATGGCCGAAGAGGCGAACGCCTCCTGCCAGGACCTCGCCGAACATGCGCAGGACCTCGCCCGCCAGATGGCGCGTTTCGAGATCGGTCAGACACAGACCGCAAAGGCGCAGCACGCCGGCGCGCCTTATCGTCTGGCCTCCTGA
- the kdsA gene encoding 3-deoxy-8-phosphooctulonate synthase, which yields MSVKANSEVSVGEGSSRVVFSNSAPFSLICGPCQMESREHAFMMAGAIKEICDRLGIGLVYKSSFDKANRTSLSGKRGIGLDKAMEIFVDLKKEFGFPVLTDIHTEEQCALVSETVDILQIPAFLCRQTDLLVAAAKTGRVINVKKGQFLAPWDMKNVLAKFTDSGNPNVLLCERGASFGYNTLVSDMRSLPIMAGLGAPVIFDATHSVQQPGGQGGSTGGERRFVETLARAAVAVGVAGLFIEAHDDPDNAPSDGPNMVRLSDLERLLEKLMALDAVSKAA from the coding sequence ATGTCAGTGAAAGCCAATTCGGAAGTCTCGGTCGGCGAGGGGTCCTCTCGTGTCGTGTTTTCCAACAGCGCGCCCTTCTCGCTGATCTGCGGTCCCTGCCAGATGGAGAGCCGCGAGCACGCCTTCATGATGGCGGGTGCGATCAAGGAGATCTGCGACAGGCTTGGCATCGGGCTCGTCTACAAATCGTCTTTCGACAAGGCGAACCGCACGTCCTTATCGGGCAAGCGCGGCATCGGTCTCGACAAGGCGATGGAGATCTTCGTTGATCTGAAGAAGGAATTCGGCTTTCCGGTGCTCACCGATATCCACACGGAAGAACAGTGCGCCCTGGTGTCCGAGACGGTGGATATCCTGCAGATCCCGGCCTTCCTGTGCCGGCAGACGGATCTTCTGGTGGCGGCCGCCAAGACCGGTCGCGTCATCAACGTGAAAAAGGGCCAGTTCCTGGCGCCCTGGGACATGAAGAACGTGCTGGCCAAATTTACCGACAGCGGCAATCCGAACGTGCTCCTGTGCGAGCGCGGAGCCTCCTTCGGTTACAACACGCTGGTCTCCGACATGCGGTCTTTGCCGATCATGGCGGGCCTCGGCGCACCGGTGATCTTTGACGCGACCCATTCGGTGCAGCAGCCGGGTGGTCAGGGTGGATCGACCGGTGGCGAGCGCCGTTTTGTCGAGACGCTCGCGCGTGCGGCGGTTGCCGTCGGTGTGGCCGGTCTTTTCATCGAAGCCCATGATGATCCGGACAACGCACCGTCCGATGGACCGAACATGGTGCGTCTCAGCGATCTCGAACGTTTGCTGGAAAAGCTGATGGCGCTGGACGCCGTTTCCAAGGCGGCCTGA
- the lexA gene encoding transcriptional repressor LexA yields the protein MLTRKQQELLLFIHERMKESGVPPSFDEMKDALDLASKSGIHRLITALEERGFIRRLPNRARALEVIKLPEAYTPAPQPRRGFSPSVIEGSLGKAPPAKPNLTAVAEDSASSAAVPVMGRIAAGVPISAIQNTTHEISVPLEMLGPGEHYALEVKGDSMIEAGILDGDTVIIRNGSTAVAGDIVVALVDDEEATLKRFRRKGASIALEAANPAYETRIFSSDRVKVQGKLVGLIRRYH from the coding sequence ATGCTCACACGCAAACAGCAGGAACTTCTTCTGTTCATTCACGAACGCATGAAGGAGTCCGGGGTGCCCCCCTCTTTTGATGAAATGAAGGATGCGCTGGATCTGGCGTCGAAGTCCGGCATCCACCGGCTGATTACGGCGCTGGAGGAACGCGGCTTCATCCGACGGCTGCCGAACCGGGCGCGCGCACTCGAAGTGATCAAGCTGCCGGAAGCCTATACACCGGCGCCGCAACCCCGGCGCGGCTTCTCCCCGAGTGTCATCGAAGGCAGTCTCGGCAAAGCTCCGCCGGCAAAACCCAACCTTACGGCCGTGGCCGAGGACAGCGCTTCTTCCGCTGCCGTCCCGGTGATGGGACGGATTGCTGCCGGCGTGCCGATTTCCGCCATCCAGAACACCACGCACGAAATCAGCGTTCCGCTCGAAATGCTGGGTCCTGGCGAACATTATGCGCTGGAGGTGAAGGGCGATTCGATGATCGAGGCCGGCATCCTGGACGGCGACACCGTGATCATCCGCAATGGCAGCACGGCGGTTGCCGGTGACATCGTCGTGGCGCTGGTCGATGACGAAGAAGCCACGCTAAAGCGGTTCCGCCGCAAGGGAGCGTCGATTGCGCTCGAGGCTGCCAATCCGGCCTATGAGACGCGCATCTTCTCCTCCGACCGGGTCAAGGTGCAGGGCAAGCTCGTCGGGCTTATCCGCCGTTACCACTGA
- a CDS encoding ComEC/Rec2 family competence protein has product MWLSLPQDPPPALFGLLVPLLAVRIVLGASGQRLAASAVMAVVLFITGMALAALETRFSQTVLLDSAVTTQIKGLIERREAAGDNRWRYIIRVEATEKPRLARPVERVAISVRSAVAPFAPGARFAGRVRLSPPSGPALPGLTDFGFSSFFDGIGAIGYLYGKAEVSAAKPDLGTIDHLKMAVFALRGMIGDRIRATVPGDAGAFAAAIVTDERRAISRETLEALRLSGLAHIVAISGLNMALAAGICFVGLRTGLALFPRIAHALPIKKIAAAGALLLVSFYYLISGFGVSAERAYVMMAIMLLAVLADRPSISLHNLALAALFILIKSPSAVMGPSFQMSFAATAALVAGYTAWTSRERENGAGGAAMRAQPLIWSGAKWVWLLLAGTFFTSLIGGASTAIFTIAHFHQLTTYGLVANLAAMPLISFVIMPAALAGMIAMPFGLDAPFFAVMGLALEWVIRIAHTVAAWNGEVSFGVKHALFLPLASAGFILIVLSRTALRLLGVVLIAMALLVDWLSQTQRIPDLLISEDGTLLALLQNDKAYVNRPRPSDFLYRQWQSAHGIGETIPPQTSTAARPEPEEAPEPAGSTAVKATVTDGPPPRRPPLTDAELRTARQAFARQFSAHTSRGFHCVPSLACTAVTEHHIRIMVLQDSRYIGPACDEADLVVATSTRLTACRSGALLITGEHLRRTGALQLSFPEAPGASRDQTAWVLTASFTDESRPWHQHRAYSWRTGRNDNQIPPHLARLISGNGG; this is encoded by the coding sequence GTGTGGTTGAGCCTGCCGCAGGATCCGCCCCCGGCTCTTTTCGGTCTGCTGGTGCCCCTCCTTGCTGTCCGGATTGTTCTCGGCGCCTCAGGCCAGCGGCTTGCAGCATCGGCGGTCATGGCCGTCGTGCTGTTCATTACCGGCATGGCGCTCGCTGCGCTGGAGACACGTTTCTCGCAAACGGTCCTGCTCGACAGCGCCGTCACGACCCAGATCAAGGGTCTCATCGAGCGGCGCGAGGCCGCCGGCGACAATCGGTGGCGCTACATCATCAGGGTGGAGGCAACGGAGAAACCGAGGCTGGCCCGCCCGGTGGAGCGGGTCGCGATCTCGGTGCGCAGTGCGGTCGCGCCATTTGCGCCAGGGGCACGGTTTGCAGGACGGGTGCGCCTGTCGCCTCCCTCTGGCCCGGCCCTGCCGGGGCTGACGGATTTTGGCTTCTCGTCCTTCTTCGACGGCATCGGCGCCATCGGTTATCTCTACGGCAAAGCCGAGGTTTCTGCCGCCAAGCCGGATCTTGGCACCATCGATCACCTCAAGATGGCGGTGTTTGCCCTGCGCGGCATGATCGGCGATCGCATTCGCGCGACGGTACCCGGAGATGCCGGTGCCTTTGCAGCGGCCATTGTCACCGACGAGAGGCGGGCGATCAGCCGGGAGACGCTGGAGGCACTGCGCCTGTCCGGACTTGCGCATATCGTTGCGATCTCCGGCCTCAACATGGCGCTCGCGGCAGGCATCTGTTTCGTCGGGCTGCGCACCGGGCTCGCGCTTTTCCCGCGCATCGCCCATGCGCTGCCGATCAAGAAGATCGCCGCCGCCGGTGCCCTTCTGCTGGTGAGTTTCTACTACCTCATTTCCGGCTTTGGTGTTTCTGCCGAACGTGCCTATGTGATGATGGCGATCATGCTGCTTGCCGTGCTCGCCGACCGACCGTCGATCAGCCTGCACAATCTGGCACTCGCCGCGCTCTTCATCCTCATCAAGTCACCCTCCGCGGTGATGGGGCCGAGTTTCCAGATGTCGTTTGCCGCAACCGCAGCGCTGGTGGCCGGTTATACCGCGTGGACATCACGCGAGCGCGAAAATGGGGCAGGGGGGGCCGCCATGCGCGCCCAGCCGTTGATTTGGAGTGGGGCCAAGTGGGTATGGCTGCTGTTGGCCGGTACCTTTTTCACCTCACTGATCGGCGGGGCGTCAACCGCGATCTTCACCATCGCGCATTTCCATCAACTCACCACCTATGGCCTGGTGGCCAATCTGGCCGCCATGCCGCTGATTTCGTTCGTCATCATGCCGGCGGCACTGGCCGGAATGATTGCCATGCCCTTCGGTCTCGACGCGCCGTTTTTCGCGGTGATGGGGCTTGCACTGGAGTGGGTGATCAGAATTGCCCACACCGTTGCCGCCTGGAACGGAGAGGTTTCCTTCGGTGTGAAGCACGCTCTTTTCCTGCCGCTCGCATCGGCCGGCTTCATCCTGATCGTTCTGTCCAGAACGGCATTGCGCCTGCTCGGCGTGGTGCTGATTGCCATGGCTCTTCTGGTGGACTGGCTGAGCCAGACGCAAAGAATACCTGATCTGCTGATTTCGGAGGACGGCACGCTTCTGGCCTTGCTGCAGAATGACAAGGCCTATGTAAACCGGCCACGCCCGTCCGATTTCCTGTATCGGCAGTGGCAAAGTGCGCATGGGATCGGAGAGACCATCCCGCCGCAGACATCCACCGCCGCACGCCCGGAACCGGAAGAGGCCCCCGAGCCAGCGGGATCCACTGCCGTTAAAGCCACCGTGACCGATGGACCACCCCCGCGACGGCCACCCTTGACGGACGCCGAGTTGCGAACCGCCCGCCAGGCCTTTGCCCGGCAATTTTCAGCGCACACCAGCCGCGGATTTCACTGTGTCCCGTCGCTCGCCTGCACCGCCGTCACAGAACACCACATCAGGATCATGGTCCTGCAGGATTCCCGCTACATCGGTCCTGCCTGCGACGAGGCCGATCTGGTGGTTGCCACATCGACGCGGCTCACCGCCTGCCGGTCCGGCGCGCTTCTCATCACCGGGGAACACCTGCGCCGAACCGGTGCATTGCAACTGTCATTTCCCGAAGCGCCAGGCGCAAGCCGCGACCAGACCGCCTGGGTCCTCACGGCGTCTTTTACCGACGAGTCGCGCCCGTGGCATCAGCACCGGGCCTATTCCTGGCGGACGGGCCGGAACGACAACCAGATCCCGCCGCACCTTGCGCGGCTCATCAGTGGTAACGGCGGATAA
- the gltA gene encoding citrate synthase: MTETSAHLGLGDSKVDLPVRKGTIGPDVIDIGSLYKQTGAFTYDPGFTSTASCESKITFIDGDEGVLLHRGYPIEQLAEHGDFLETCYLLLYGELPTAAQKKDFDYRVTHHTMVHEQMSRFFTGFRRDAHPMAVMVGTVGALSAFYHDSTDITDPHQRMVASLRMIAKMPTIAAMAYKYHIGQPFVYPKNDLDYSANFLRMCFAVPCEEYQVNPVLARAMDRIFILHADHEQNASTSTVRLAGSSGANPFACIAAGIACLWGPAHGGANEAALNMLMEIGTPDRIPEYIARAKDKNDPFRLMGFGHRVYKNYDPRAKIMQKTTHEVLGELGHKDDPLLQVAMELEKIALTDDYFVEKKLYPNIDFYSGITLKAMGFPTTMFTVLFALARTVGWIAQWAEMIEDPQQRIGRPRQLYTGEPKRDYLPISKR, translated from the coding sequence ATGACGGAAACAAGCGCACATCTTGGATTGGGAGACAGCAAAGTCGATCTTCCGGTTCGGAAAGGGACGATCGGTCCCGACGTGATCGACATCGGCTCGCTCTACAAACAGACCGGCGCCTTCACCTATGACCCGGGCTTCACGTCGACGGCGTCGTGTGAATCAAAGATCACCTTCATCGATGGCGATGAGGGCGTTCTCCTCCATCGCGGTTATCCGATCGAGCAGCTCGCCGAACACGGTGACTTCCTCGAAACCTGCTATCTGCTGCTCTACGGCGAACTGCCGACGGCTGCGCAGAAGAAGGATTTCGACTACCGCGTGACGCACCACACCATGGTGCACGAGCAGATGAGTCGCTTCTTCACCGGCTTCCGTCGCGATGCGCATCCGATGGCCGTCATGGTCGGCACGGTCGGCGCGTTGTCGGCCTTCTACCACGACTCGACCGACATCACCGATCCGCACCAGCGCATGGTCGCCTCGCTGCGGATGATCGCCAAGATGCCGACGATCGCCGCGATGGCCTACAAGTACCACATCGGCCAGCCCTTCGTTTACCCGAAGAACGACCTGGACTACTCGGCAAACTTCCTGCGCATGTGCTTTGCCGTGCCGTGCGAAGAATACCAGGTCAACCCGGTTCTGGCGCGCGCGATGGATCGCATCTTCATCCTGCATGCCGATCACGAGCAGAACGCCTCAACCTCGACCGTGCGTCTCGCCGGTTCTTCGGGCGCCAACCCGTTCGCCTGCATCGCGGCTGGCATTGCCTGCCTCTGGGGCCCGGCTCACGGCGGCGCCAACGAGGCGGCTCTCAACATGCTGATGGAAATCGGCACGCCGGACCGTATTCCGGAATACATCGCCCGCGCCAAGGACAAGAACGATCCGTTCCGCCTGATGGGCTTTGGTCACCGCGTCTACAAGAACTACGATCCGCGCGCCAAGATCATGCAGAAGACGACGCATGAGGTGCTGGGCGAACTCGGCCACAAGGACGACCCGCTGCTGCAGGTTGCCATGGAACTGGAAAAGATCGCGCTGACGGACGACTACTTCGTCGAGAAGAAGCTCTATCCGAACATCGACTTCTATTCCGGCATCACGCTGAAGGCGATGGGCTTCCCGACGACCATGTTCACCGTGCTCTTCGCGCTCGCCCGCACCGTCGGCTGGATTGCCCAGTGGGCCGAAATGATCGAAGATCCGCAGCAGCGTATCGGTCGTCCGCGCCAGCTTTACACCGGCGAACCGAAGCGCGATTACCTGCCGATCTCCAAGCGTTGA
- the lpxB gene encoding lipid-A-disaccharide synthase, with product MSLRPLKIAVVAGEVSGDLLGADLIAAFKRIYPGPIELVGVGGEGLQAEGLQSLFDFSELSIMGVTQVLKRLPHLLRRLRQAGDAIIAARPDLLLIIDSPDFTHRVAKRVRLAMPDLPVVDYVCPSVWAWKEYRAKNMLAYVDLVLALLPFEPAAMRRLDGPRTEFVGHRLTADVNVLAVRARRQARPTTAENRTILLLPGSRSTEIKALMPALKQTAELMLERNPGTRFLLPTVPRQRALVEALLSDWSVKPQLTATTTDKWDAFATADMAIAASGTVTLELALCGVPTVSIYKADLLIRLMANRIKVWSAALPNLIADRPVIPEHINELVRPGYLVRWAECLSSDTPQREAMLAGFAEVWDRLSTSVPPGEEAARLVLELLAEKGRI from the coding sequence ATGAGCCTTCGCCCGTTGAAAATCGCCGTGGTTGCCGGCGAAGTTTCAGGCGACCTTCTGGGCGCCGATCTGATCGCCGCATTCAAGCGGATCTATCCGGGCCCGATCGAACTTGTCGGCGTTGGCGGAGAAGGCCTGCAGGCGGAAGGGCTTCAAAGCCTCTTTGATTTCTCCGAACTGTCGATCATGGGCGTGACACAGGTTCTGAAGCGCCTGCCGCATTTGCTGCGCCGGCTCCGCCAGGCCGGCGATGCGATCATCGCCGCGCGGCCCGATCTGCTTCTGATCATCGATAGCCCCGATTTCACCCATCGTGTTGCCAAGCGCGTGCGCCTTGCGATGCCGGATCTTCCGGTGGTCGATTATGTCTGCCCGAGCGTGTGGGCCTGGAAGGAATACCGGGCGAAGAACATGCTTGCCTATGTCGATCTGGTGCTGGCGCTGCTTCCGTTCGAACCGGCGGCCATGCGCCGGCTGGACGGGCCAAGAACGGAATTCGTCGGGCATCGTCTGACGGCGGATGTCAACGTGCTTGCGGTCCGCGCGCGGCGCCAGGCCCGCCCGACGACAGCGGAGAACAGGACGATCCTGTTGCTGCCCGGGTCGCGATCGACTGAGATCAAGGCGCTGATGCCAGCGCTCAAGCAGACTGCCGAACTGATGCTGGAGCGCAATCCCGGCACCCGTTTCCTGCTCCCCACCGTTCCCCGCCAGAGGGCGCTGGTGGAGGCGTTGCTCTCCGACTGGTCCGTAAAACCGCAACTGACCGCAACGACGACAGACAAATGGGATGCCTTTGCAACCGCCGACATGGCGATTGCCGCCTCCGGTACCGTCACGCTTGAACTTGCGCTCTGCGGCGTTCCGACGGTCTCCATCTACAAGGCGGACCTTTTGATCCGCCTGATGGCCAACAGGATCAAGGTCTGGTCGGCGGCGCTGCCCAATCTGATTGCGGACCGACCGGTGATCCCCGAACATATCAACGAATTGGTGCGGCCCGGTTATCTGGTGCGATGGGCGGAATGCCTGTCGTCCGACACCCCGCAGCGAGAGGCCATGCTGGCGGGTTTCGCCGAGGTGTGGGATAGGCTTTCCACATCCGTTCCGCCGGGCGAAGAGGCAGCAAGGCTGGTGCTTGAACTCCTGGCGGAAAAAGGACGCATCTGA
- a CDS encoding LpxI family protein, translating into MATAAPVATREGRLAIIAGGGYLPLYVAEAARAAGDDPVVIALRHEADRDFSSFDHMVTGVGDFAGIQQVLRHKGVRRVVLSGGVKRRPEWRDIHPTFRSILKIPHVIRTLLAGGDDTVLQMVIGLFESMGCRVVGVQEIVPGLLAETGHLTATPPASEDMRDIETAAEAARLLGQLDVGQGAVCVGGRIVALEGVEGTDAMLERVANLRAAGRISKKRRGVLVKLCKPQQDVRADLPTIGPSTVQSAIAAGLAGIAVEAGHALVVDRADMIALAERNGLFVCGIDQGIRGSGLR; encoded by the coding sequence ATGGCGACGGCCGCTCCCGTTGCGACGAGAGAAGGCCGGCTCGCCATCATTGCCGGCGGCGGCTATCTGCCGCTCTACGTGGCGGAAGCCGCAAGAGCTGCAGGCGATGACCCGGTGGTGATTGCCCTGCGGCACGAGGCCGATCGCGATTTCTCCTCCTTTGATCATATGGTGACCGGGGTCGGTGATTTCGCCGGCATCCAGCAGGTGCTCCGCCACAAAGGTGTGCGGCGTGTCGTCTTGTCCGGCGGGGTCAAGCGCCGGCCGGAATGGCGCGACATTCATCCGACCTTCCGCTCCATCCTCAAGATTCCGCATGTGATCCGCACCCTGCTGGCCGGCGGCGACGACACCGTGTTGCAGATGGTCATCGGACTGTTCGAAAGCATGGGATGCCGGGTTGTTGGCGTGCAGGAGATCGTGCCGGGCCTGCTCGCCGAGACCGGACATCTGACCGCAACGCCACCCGCCAGCGAAGACATGCGCGACATCGAGACGGCCGCCGAGGCTGCGCGTCTTTTGGGTCAGCTGGATGTCGGTCAGGGGGCCGTCTGTGTCGGCGGCCGCATTGTGGCGCTGGAAGGCGTCGAAGGGACGGATGCCATGCTGGAGCGTGTCGCCAACCTGCGGGCAGCCGGCCGGATTTCGAAGAAGCGTCGCGGCGTGCTGGTCAAGCTCTGCAAGCCGCAGCAAGACGTGCGCGCCGATCTGCCGACCATCGGTCCGTCCACGGTCCAAAGCGCCATCGCGGCTGGACTTGCGGGTATCGCGGTTGAAGCCGGGCATGCCCTGGTGGTCGATCGCGCGGACATGATTGCGCTGGCGGAACGCAACGGTCTGTTTGTCTGTGGCATTGACCAGGGCATCCGAGGGAGTGGTCTGCGATGA